Part of the Candidatus Polarisedimenticolia bacterium genome is shown below.
TCCGCGCCGGCGCCGGTGCGACGTCTCTGCGCAGCGGCATAGGCGCGAAGCTCCGCGAGCGCCCGGACCTCTTCCTGCCCGCCGGGGGCCAGCGGGCAGATGTAGTCCCCCGAGGTCAGGACGACCCCGAGATCGGCGAGGACCGACACGCGTGCCTCGGGCAGGATGAAAACCAGGGTCGTGCCCGTGAGGTCCGACGGCTTCGCCGTGCCGGCCGCCATCGCCGCTGGGGCCGGGCCCTCGGCGCCTGTCGCCCCCAGCAATCCTTCCGTCGCTGCGTTGAGCCGATCGAGATTCTCCTCCGGGGCCGGAACCGCCTCGCGGGAGCGCGCCGCGCTCATCTTGTTGTCATTCTCCTGCTCCTGTCGTTCCGCAATCGCTCCGCCCAGGGCCGATCCGTCCTTCTTGATCTGGGGCCTGCCCGAGTCGGCGGGTTTAGGTGGCGGCGGAGAGGGAGCGAAGGCGGTCGTCTGACCGAAAAGGCCGGAGGCGTCGGGACGCCCCGCGATGCCGGGCTGGACAGGCCGGGGCGCGGTCTCTTTGGGGCTGGCTGGAGGCGCTGAGGCGGACTCCGGCTGAGACGACGGAGGCTGCTCTGTCGAGGGTCCCGAGGCCTGCGGTGTCGTGTCGGATCGCGATTCGGCCAGGCGTTCCCCGGGAATGCGGCCGCGCAAGACGACCCAGAGGGACGCCACGACCAGGACCGCGGCGGCGGTGGCGAGCGGCAGTCGGGCGCGGGGGAAGAAGCGCAACCGAGTGGCCGGACGAGGGGCCTCCGACTCCGTGTCGATCCTCCGGCCGATCTTCTCCAGGAGGTAGGTCGGAATCGGGGGCGCCGCCTCGCGCCGCGCGGCGACCGCGAGGGCCCGGAAGTCCGCCAGGATCGCCTGGCAGGCGGCGCAGCCGCTCAGGTGCTCGTGGACGGTCGCCCGATCCGCGGCCTCCAGCCTGCCGTCCATGTAGGCCGAGATCAACTCGAGTGGGTGCTCCACGGCTGCCGGTCGGTTCGGGCTCATGCGGTCCCTCCATTCAGGCACTGGCGCAGCGCCAGTCGCGCGCGGGCCAGGCGCGAGCGCACCGTGCCTAGGGCGATTCCGAGCGTGGCGGCGATCCCCTCGTACGGCGCGTCGTCGACGTCGCGCAGCGCCAGGATCGTCCGGAAGGCCGACGGCATCCGGCCCAGGCAGTCGGCCAGGCGGCGCTGCAGCTCGCCGGCCTGCAGCGCCTGAAGCGGCGAGTCACGGGACTCGGCCGCCGCCGGCAGCGTGTCGAGGACATCGTCCAGCTCGACCCGCGCCCGACTGGCCCGCTCTTCGGCACGCTGCAGATGATTGAGCGCCCGGCTGACCGCGATGCGGTGCAGCCAGGTCGACAGGCGCGCCTCCCCCCGGAAACCCGACAGCCCCCGGTAGGCCGTAAGGAACACCTCCTGGACGACGTCTTCCGTGTCCTCACGCTGCCGCAGCATCCGCCAGACGACCCCCCAGACGCGGGGAAGGTGGAGCCGCACCAGCCCGTCGAACGCGTCGCGATCCCCCCGGCGCGCCCGCGCGAGAAGATTGGCCTCGGCCGCCTCGGGGACGGTCTCCTCGCCTGCCGAAGTCGCGGCGTCGTTGCGCCTCATGCGTGACAGCATGCCACGCCGGGCGGCGAAAGTCTCATCGGCACACCTGATTGGACAGGAGCGGCGGGGGAAAGTTCCCGACCGGCCGCCGCACGCCGCCGCGCCGCCCAGGAGGGTGCTAGAATCCCCCCATAAACCGGAGGCGACCATGGCCGTGGCGCTCGCGCGCGAGCCCGTCCTGTGATCCTGGAGACGATCGTCTCGACGGTCGACTCGGAGGGGCGGCCGAACTTCGCCCCGATGGGGATCGAGCTCGAAGGTCCGGGCATCCTCCTGCGGCCCTTCAAGACGGCGATCACCTGGAAGAACCTCCAGGAGGTGCCGGAGGGCGTGGTCCACTTCACCGACAACGTCCTGCTGTTCGCGCGCTGCGTCGTCTCGGCGCACCTGCCGCCGCACCGGGACTCCGGCCGCGTGCGCGCGAAGGTGCTCGAGGACACCTGTCACTGGAAGGAGTTCGTCGTCGAGTCGCAGGACCTGAGCGAGGACCGCGGCCGATTCAGGGGCCGGGTGATCGCGGAGGGACGCGCGCGCGATTTTGCCGGTCTCAACCGGGCGAAGCATGCGGTGATCGAGGGGACGATCCTGGCGACCCGCCTGCACCTCCTCGGGCGCGACCGGGTCCTGGAAGAGATCTCGAGGCTGCGGCCGCTGGTCGACAAGACGGCCGGCCCCGAGGAGCGCGAGGCGTTCGAGCTTCTCGTGGACTACGCGCGGGGGTGGCACGATGCGCATTGAGATCAGGGCCCAGGCCAGGCTCCACTTCGGCTTTCTCGATCTGTCCGGGGAGCAGGGGCGCCGCTTCGGCGGCATGGGGGTGTCGGTCGACACGCCGCGTCTCCTGCTGCGGATGGAGCCGGCGAAAAAGCTCCTGGTGGAAGGGGAGCA
Proteins encoded:
- a CDS encoding zf-HC2 domain-containing protein, with the protein product MSPNRPAAVEHPLELISAYMDGRLEAADRATVHEHLSGCAACQAILADFRALAVAARREAAPPIPTYLLEKIGRRIDTESEAPRPATRLRFFPRARLPLATAAAVLVVASLWVVLRGRIPGERLAESRSDTTPQASGPSTEQPPSSQPESASAPPASPKETAPRPVQPGIAGRPDASGLFGQTTAFAPSPPPPKPADSGRPQIKKDGSALGGAIAERQEQENDNKMSAARSREAVPAPEENLDRLNAATEGLLGATGAEGPAPAAMAAGTAKPSDLTGTTLVFILPEARVSVLADLGVVLTSGDYICPLAPGGQEEVRALAELRAYAAAQRRRTGAGA
- a CDS encoding sigma-70 family RNA polymerase sigma factor — encoded protein: MRRNDAATSAGEETVPEAAEANLLARARRGDRDAFDGLVRLHLPRVWGVVWRMLRQREDTEDVVQEVFLTAYRGLSGFRGEARLSTWLHRIAVSRALNHLQRAEERASRARVELDDVLDTLPAAAESRDSPLQALQAGELQRRLADCLGRMPSAFRTILALRDVDDAPYEGIAATLGIALGTVRSRLARARLALRQCLNGGTA
- a CDS encoding DUF447 domain-containing protein, with product MILETIVSTVDSEGRPNFAPMGIELEGPGILLRPFKTAITWKNLQEVPEGVVHFTDNVLLFARCVVSAHLPPHRDSGRVRAKVLEDTCHWKEFVVESQDLSEDRGRFRGRVIAEGRARDFAGLNRAKHAVIEGTILATRLHLLGRDRVLEEISRLRPLVDKTAGPEEREAFELLVDYARGWHDAH